From a region of the Mercurialis annua linkage group LG1-X, ddMerAnnu1.2, whole genome shotgun sequence genome:
- the LOC126684185 gene encoding protein PIN-LIKES 3-like isoform X2 — MGVLDLFITSSIPVLKVLLITALGTFLALDHVDVLREDARKHVNNVVFYVFSPALVASKLAETITFQSFLKLWFMPLNILITFIIGSALGWILVQLTKPAAHLRGLIVGCCAAGNLGNMFLIMIPAICKEQGSPFGAPEVCQSYGLAYVSLSMAIGAIYLWTYVYNIVRTSAAATIEETKKLYVGKSSREASAAELGSCTEPLLTSKDALDFQCQLPGNSSDGQMEGSRNKLKALLGNVNWKAIFAPSTIAAIVGFLIGVIPFIRRLMIGADAPLRVVQDTTSLIGEAAIPTLTLILGGNLLKGLQGSGMQKSIIFGIIVVRYVVLPSIGIFIVRGALHFGLIPPDPLYQFVLMLQFAVPPAMNIGVITQLFGAGESECSVIMLWAYSLGSFALTFWSVLFMWLVA, encoded by the exons ATGGGCGTCTTAGATCTCTTCATTACTTCATCAATTCCGGTGTTGAAAGTTCTGCTCATAACTGCACTCGGAACATTTCTTGCTCTAGATCATGTTGATGTTTTGAGAGAAGATGCTAGAAAACATGTCAATAAT GTTGTATTTTATGTATTCAGTCCAGCACTTGTGGCCTCCAAACTTGCTGAAACTATCACATTCCAAAGCTTTCTGAAGCT GTGGTTCATGCCATTGAATATCCTCATCACCTTTATCATTGGTTCAGCACTCGGCTGGATTCTTGTTCAGCTGACAAAGCCTGCTGCGCACCTTCGTGGCCTCATTGTGGGTTGCTGTGCAGCTG GGAACTTGGGGAACATGTTTCTAATTATGATCCCAGCTATTTGTAAAGAACAGGGAAGCCCATTTGGAGCTCCTGAAGTCTGCCAGTCTTATGGACTTGCTTATGTTTCACTCTCCATGGCA ATAGGAGCCATTTATCTGTGGACTTACGTGTACAATATAGTACGGACATCTGCAGCTGCAACCATCGAAGAAACAAAAAAGCTCTATGTAGGCAAATCTTCAAGAGAAGCCTCTGCAGCTGAACTGGGAAGTTGCACAGAACCGCTTCTTACTTCCAAGGATGCCTTGGATTTTCAATGCCAACTGCCTGGCAATAGCTCAGATGGGCAA ATGGAGGGATCGCGCAATAAGCTAAAGGCGCTACTTGGAAATGTGAATTGGAAAGCAATATTTGCACCTTCAACTATAGCGGCG ATTGTCGGATTTCTAATTGGAGTCATCCCTTTCATTCGAAGGTTAATGATCGGCGCTGATGCTCCTCTACGTGTAGTTCAAGACACTACTTCCTTAATAGG AGAAGCAGCCATCCCAACTCTTACTCTAATTTTAGGAGGCAACCTTCTCAAAG GGCTGCAAGGTTCAGGAATGCAAAAGTCTATAATTTTTGGGATCATAGTGGTTCGTTATGTAGTCCTTCCTTCTATAGGAATTTTCATTGTGAGAGGAGCTTTACATTTTGGTTTAATTCCTCCTGATCCTCTATACCAATTTGTTCTCATGCTTCAATTTGCTGTGCCACCTGCTATGAACATAG GCGTCATCACTCAGTTGTTTGGAGCTGGTGAGTCCGAATGTTCTGTAATTATGCTCTGGGCCTATTCCCTGGGTTCATTTGCATTAACTTTTTGGTCAGTGCTCTTCATGTGGCTGGTAGCCTAG
- the LOC126684185 gene encoding protein PIN-LIKES 3-like isoform X1, which yields MGVLDLFITSSIPVLKVLLITALGTFLALDHVDVLREDARKHVNNVVFYVFSPALVASKLAETITFQSFLKLWFMPLNILITFIIGSALGWILVQLTKPAAHLRGLIVGCCAAGNLGNMFLIMIPAICKEQGSPFGAPEVCQSYGLAYVSLSMAIGAIYLWTYVYNIVRTSAAATIEETKKLYVGKSSREASAAELGSCTEPLLTSKDALDFQCQLPGNSSDGQVEMEGSRNKLKALLGNVNWKAIFAPSTIAAIVGFLIGVIPFIRRLMIGADAPLRVVQDTTSLIGEAAIPTLTLILGGNLLKGLQGSGMQKSIIFGIIVVRYVVLPSIGIFIVRGALHFGLIPPDPLYQFVLMLQFAVPPAMNIGVITQLFGAGESECSVIMLWAYSLGSFALTFWSVLFMWLVA from the exons ATGGGCGTCTTAGATCTCTTCATTACTTCATCAATTCCGGTGTTGAAAGTTCTGCTCATAACTGCACTCGGAACATTTCTTGCTCTAGATCATGTTGATGTTTTGAGAGAAGATGCTAGAAAACATGTCAATAAT GTTGTATTTTATGTATTCAGTCCAGCACTTGTGGCCTCCAAACTTGCTGAAACTATCACATTCCAAAGCTTTCTGAAGCT GTGGTTCATGCCATTGAATATCCTCATCACCTTTATCATTGGTTCAGCACTCGGCTGGATTCTTGTTCAGCTGACAAAGCCTGCTGCGCACCTTCGTGGCCTCATTGTGGGTTGCTGTGCAGCTG GGAACTTGGGGAACATGTTTCTAATTATGATCCCAGCTATTTGTAAAGAACAGGGAAGCCCATTTGGAGCTCCTGAAGTCTGCCAGTCTTATGGACTTGCTTATGTTTCACTCTCCATGGCA ATAGGAGCCATTTATCTGTGGACTTACGTGTACAATATAGTACGGACATCTGCAGCTGCAACCATCGAAGAAACAAAAAAGCTCTATGTAGGCAAATCTTCAAGAGAAGCCTCTGCAGCTGAACTGGGAAGTTGCACAGAACCGCTTCTTACTTCCAAGGATGCCTTGGATTTTCAATGCCAACTGCCTGGCAATAGCTCAGATGGGCAAGTTGAG ATGGAGGGATCGCGCAATAAGCTAAAGGCGCTACTTGGAAATGTGAATTGGAAAGCAATATTTGCACCTTCAACTATAGCGGCG ATTGTCGGATTTCTAATTGGAGTCATCCCTTTCATTCGAAGGTTAATGATCGGCGCTGATGCTCCTCTACGTGTAGTTCAAGACACTACTTCCTTAATAGG AGAAGCAGCCATCCCAACTCTTACTCTAATTTTAGGAGGCAACCTTCTCAAAG GGCTGCAAGGTTCAGGAATGCAAAAGTCTATAATTTTTGGGATCATAGTGGTTCGTTATGTAGTCCTTCCTTCTATAGGAATTTTCATTGTGAGAGGAGCTTTACATTTTGGTTTAATTCCTCCTGATCCTCTATACCAATTTGTTCTCATGCTTCAATTTGCTGTGCCACCTGCTATGAACATAG GCGTCATCACTCAGTTGTTTGGAGCTGGTGAGTCCGAATGTTCTGTAATTATGCTCTGGGCCTATTCCCTGGGTTCATTTGCATTAACTTTTTGGTCAGTGCTCTTCATGTGGCTGGTAGCCTAG
- the LOC126684263 gene encoding cyclin-dependent kinase B2-2, whose protein sequence is MEKAGSSMSVMEAFEKLEKVGEGTYGKVYRARERATGKIVALKKTRLHEDDEGVPPTTLREISILRMLSKDPHFVRLMDVKQGLNKEGKTVLYLVFEYMDTDLKKYIRSFRQSGEFIPVQSVKSLMYQLCKGIAVCHGRGILHRDLKPHNLLMDRKTMMLKIADLGLARAFVLPIKKYTHEILTLWYRAPEVLLGATHYSTAVDMWSVGCIFAELITKQALFPGDSELQQLLHIFRLLGTPNENLWPGVGKLVNWHEYPQWSPQSLSTAVPNLDEDGLDLLAQMLQYEPSKRISGKKAMEHPYFDDLDKEFL, encoded by the exons atggagaAAGCAGGTAGTAGTATGTCCGTGATGGAGGCATTTGAGAAACTAGAGAAAGTAGGAGAGGGAACTTACGGGAAGGTTTACAGAGCCAGAGAAAGGGCGACGGGGAAGATCGTCGCTCTCAAAAAGACTCGTCTCCACGAAGATGACGAAGGAGTTCCTCCCACTACTCTTCGCGAGATCTCTATCTTGCGTATGCTTTCCAAGGATCCTCATTTTGTCAG GTTAATGGATGTCAAACAAGGCCTGAATAAAGAAGGCAAGACGGTTCTCTATCTGGTTTTCGAGTACATGGACACTGATCTCAAGAAATATATCCGCTCTTTCCGCCAGTCTGGCGAATTCATTCCTGTTCAATCTGTCAAG AGCTTGATGTACCAACTGTGCAAGGGTATTGCTGTTTGCCATGGCCGTGGAATCTTGCACAG GGACCTTAAGCCTCACAACCTCTTGATGGATAGAAAGACAATGATGCTTAAAATCGCAGATCTTGGACTAGCCCGAGCATTTGTTCTTCCTATCAAAAAGTACACTCATGAG aTATTGACCTTGTGGTACAGAGCTCCTGAGGTCCTTTTGGGGGCTACTCATTACTCAACTGCAGTGGACATGTGGTCTGTTGGTTGCATATTTG CTGAGCTGATAACAAAGCAAGCACTTTTCCCTGGGGATTCTGAACTGCAGCAGCTTCTGCATATTTTCAG GTTGTTAGGTACTCCAAATGAGAATTTATGGCCAGGAGTAGGCAAATTAGTAAACTGGCATGAGTATCCTCAGTGGAGTCCTCAAAGCCTGTCCACTGCTGTTCCTAATTTGGATGAAGATGGGTTAGATCTATTAGCT CAAATGTTGCAGTATGAGCCCTCCAAACGTATCTCAGGAAAGAAAGCCATGGAGCATCCATATTTTGATGATCTGGACAAGGAATTTCTCTGA